The sequence atTTTGCATGAAGAatcttttgtagttgtgttcatacagttcctggGTTAGTCAGGCAGGTATCTGGCAGGTAGATGACCTcaaatcttattttctctatagttattttaaatggaatttctctttctatcatttgctgctgggctttgtcaataatataaagcaatgctgatgatttctatttattttatacgCTGTGACTTTGTTAAAGCTTTTAATCGtttcagtagatttttggatgaattcctagtattctctaagtatatcatcatattatctgcaaagaatgataattttatctcCTTGTTGCCTATTTGAAtgccattaatttatttttcttttattattgctaaagtcaacatttctagtacaataatgAATATTACTGCttataatgggcatccttgtttcacaccccacccccatcatattgggaatgcatccagtttctccccattacaaataatgcttactggTTGTTTCAGTTAGATGTTGCTTACCTTTTTACCAGAATGAGCAATTAAGATTTATATCACACTAAATccttttttaaggaaatttcttttctttaactaCATTTGTGTTTGATTATGTACTAATTTCAGATCTAAGTCCCAAACTATCCTGTATTTGCTCAGAATAATAGAAATCCATTTTGTGTTGAAGTCACTAaataatatgcatatacaaatataaaccaaaatataaattatatcttaatatatatacatgtctacacatttatatattagaTAAATGAAATTGCATCTAAATTCATAAGAAAATtcaccaaaatttaaaaagtcagtaatacaatgataaatggatattttaatgtttctctttcacaaaagaaaaaatgtaatagaatcaatAATAACAGATAAAATTCATATACTGCTTTAAAGTATTCTTTATAGTATATCTATTTTACCTTCCTTGCTCAAATACTATGAAAATTCCTAGTGTTGAACAGAGTTTGAAAATAAGATTTGATAAAATAGCTATATTACaatcattttgtttgtttattggaaAGCAGAATACTTTTTTCAATAATCAATTGCATTTTAAGGTAAACGTAAATATATAGGtataagtgaataaaatataaaaatcacctTTTATAGATAAACAAATGAAACAACATTAAACATTTTTCTCTAGTAATTTACATACTACTCTAAACAGAAATGCATGAAGGAAATGAATCTTTAAAGGAACTGGGTAGTTTGTGGTTTTTATTtggtttcctttatttttctggtgtgggttttttaaaaataattacttattttgtgagaaaaaaatcttttttacctTGTCTTTAAAGGCTTGCTTCACTTGTTGGTTTCTTAGGGTATAAATGAAGGGGTTCAGCGTAGGGGCAATAGAAGTATTCAGCACTGCTACCCCTTTGTTCAGAATCACTCCTTCCTTTGTTGAGGGTTTGACATACATGAAGATGCAGCTCCCATAAGAGATGGAGACAACAATCATGTGGGAAGAACAAGTAGAAAAGGCCTTTTTTCTTTGCTGGGCAGAGGGAATTCTCAGAATGGTTTGGAGGATGAATGCATAAGAGAGAATCACTGAAGCCAAAGTGACCATGAGTGTGATTACAGCCATGGAAAAAATTACAGTCTCTAATACTTTAGTATCTGTGCAAGAGATCATTAGCATTGGAGAAGGGTCACAGGAGAAGTGATCAATCACATTGGAATCACAGAAATCTAATTGAAGGCCCATGATGACTGGTGGAAAGATAAGGATAAAACCTGCCAGCCAAGAGCTGATTACAAGGTGGCTACAGACTTTGGGGGTCATTATATTCATGTAGTGTAGGGGTTTGCAGATGGCCACATAGCGATCATAGGACATGGCAGCTAGCAGAAAAAATTCTGTTGCaccaagaaagataaaaaagaatacttGGGCCATGCAAGAATTAtaagaaattgttttttctttggttaCTATACTGACCAGAAACCTTGGAATGGAAACAGATGTAAATGATATTTCTAAGAAGGAGAAATTCCTAAGGAAGAAATACATGGGAGTCTTGAGGTGAGAGTCCAGCAGAGTGAGAGTGATGATGGTCAAGTTGCCAGTTATACTCAATATATAggtgagaaacagaaagaggaaaatcaagatCTCTAACTGTGGGTCATCTATCAGTCCCAAGAGAATGAACTCTGTCACTGATGAATGATTTCTCATGGCTCATACTTGATGTCTGCAggtgaaaataagagaaaaataactgaGATAAGTTACAACACATTGATTAGAAAACTCTATTGTATAGAAAAC comes from Sarcophilus harrisii chromosome 5, mSarHar1.11, whole genome shotgun sequence and encodes:
- the LOC100934536 gene encoding olfactory receptor 6C76-like, producing MRNHSSVTEFILLGLIDDPQLEILIFLFLFLTYILSITGNLTIITLTLLDSHLKTPMYFFLRNFSFLEISFTSVSIPRFLVSIVTKEKTISYNSCMAQVFFFIFLGATEFFLLAAMSYDRYVAICKPLHYMNIMTPKVCSHLVISSWLAGFILIFPPVIMGLQLDFCDSNVIDHFSCDPSPMLMISCTDTKVLETVIFSMAVITLMVTLASVILSYAFILQTILRIPSAQQRKKAFSTCSSHMIVVSISYGSCIFMYVKPSTKEGVILNKGVAVLNTSIAPTLNPFIYTLRNQQVKQAFKDKVKKIFFSQNK